The Fictibacillus arsenicus genome contains a region encoding:
- a CDS encoding GNAT family N-acetyltransferase, with protein MKDVRDEIYTTSVGKGDPELDKRLSDEMDKVNAAATARVDAAKELTVKILDNSGELAAGMSGWSWGVAAGIGMTWVREDTRGDGLGTRLLKEFEAEALARGCTPVFTTSFTFQAPGFYEGHGYKEIFRWEGVPTPDAADVHFRKELPRS; from the coding sequence TTGAAAGATGTAAGAGATGAAATATATACCACATCGGTTGGAAAGGGAGATCCTGAATTAGACAAACGACTTTCCGATGAAATGGATAAGGTAAACGCTGCAGCGACTGCAAGGGTCGATGCTGCAAAGGAGTTAACCGTAAAGATATTAGACAATTCAGGTGAACTTGCAGCAGGCATGAGCGGATGGAGCTGGGGTGTTGCCGCGGGAATCGGAATGACTTGGGTGCGTGAAGATACACGCGGAGATGGCCTTGGGACCAGACTGTTGAAGGAATTTGAGGCTGAAGCGCTAGCGCGAGGCTGTACCCCCGTGTTTACAACCTCTTTCACTTTCCAGGCACCCGGCTTTTACGAGGGACACGGATACAAAGAAATTTTTCGTTGGGAAGGTGTTCCTACTCCGGATGCTGCCGACGTGCACTTTCGGAAGGAATTACCTAGATCCTAA
- a CDS encoding LysE family translocator, with product MENFYLFILMCIFLIILPGPDTAIATKNTLTVGRNGGLKTALGTCCALLIHTSAAVLGLSAIIVKSALLFSVFKYVGAVYLIYLGVKTLWSLKKREEAASVEMNTDKQFENTSCFKQGFLTNILNPKVAVFFLTFLPQFVDPGSNTFIPFLIMGITYTVLTSIWFLLYVYLINQISAFMKRPKAQNMIEGITGTILIGFGIKLALEKSHT from the coding sequence ATGGAAAACTTTTATTTGTTTATCCTTATGTGTATTTTTTTAATTATTTTACCCGGTCCCGATACTGCGATTGCTACCAAAAATACACTCACCGTTGGGAGAAATGGTGGTCTGAAAACAGCTTTAGGTACTTGTTGTGCGCTTCTCATCCATACTTCTGCAGCTGTATTAGGACTTTCAGCAATCATTGTTAAATCAGCGTTATTATTTTCTGTTTTCAAATACGTTGGTGCTGTTTACTTAATTTATTTGGGTGTTAAAACATTATGGTCTCTGAAGAAAAGAGAAGAAGCAGCAAGTGTTGAGATGAATACAGATAAACAATTTGAAAACACATCTTGTTTTAAACAAGGGTTCCTTACCAACATCCTCAATCCGAAAGTTGCCGTATTTTTCTTAACCTTTTTGCCTCAATTCGTTGACCCAGGAAGCAATACCTTTATACCGTTTTTAATAATGGGTATCACTTATACTGTATTAACTTCCATATGGTTTTTACTTTACGTCTATTTAATTAATCAGATCAGTGCATTTATGAAAAGACCTAAAGCACAAAATATGATTGAAGGAATCACAGGTACAATATTGATAGGATTTGGAATCAAACTAGCATTAGAAAAGTCCCATACTTAA
- a CDS encoding DHA2 family efflux MFS transporter permease subunit: MKNQDHSTETGGTFGSRANFLLVMIMILGVFVAILNETLLNVALTKIMADFGIEPSTAQWLTTGYLLVIGVLIPVTAYLIQRFTTRSLFLGAMSLFTLGTFIAAISPGIEFLLLGRLLQASGTGLLFPLLTNVVFSVVPFEKRGSAMGTIGIVITFAPAIGPTLSGIIVEHFSWRVLFYGVLPIALLVIGFAYAKLKNVTETTNPKVDLISLLLSTLGFGGIVYGFSSSGEGHGGWSSNDVLLPIAIGVVSLVLFTWRQLTISEPLLNLRTFKYSIFRMSTVIMMIVMMSMFSAMMLLPIFLQNALGYSPLKAGLIMLPGGIVMGIMSPITGRLFDKFGAKWLALIGLGLIANTLWQFAFIDLTTPYITIMIFNTLLMLGISMVMMPIMTNALNELPPPLYPHGTAIISTLQQVAGAVGTALLVSIMTNSSARYLESQGMKEDGVTMQILAMIAGMKSAFLLAFGLVAIAWIVSLFIKRAVPQAHALKAEQGTAN, from the coding sequence GTGAAAAATCAAGATCATTCGACTGAAACCGGGGGAACGTTCGGAAGCAGAGCCAACTTTTTGTTAGTTATGATTATGATTCTCGGTGTATTTGTGGCCATTTTAAATGAAACGCTGCTTAACGTTGCTCTGACAAAAATAATGGCCGACTTTGGAATCGAACCGAGTACGGCGCAATGGCTCACGACGGGATACCTTCTTGTTATTGGCGTTCTTATCCCGGTTACTGCTTATCTCATTCAGCGGTTTACAACAAGAAGCTTGTTTCTCGGGGCGATGTCATTGTTTACTCTGGGAACATTTATAGCGGCCATTTCACCAGGGATCGAATTCCTTTTGCTCGGAAGACTGCTCCAGGCGTCGGGTACGGGATTGCTGTTTCCTTTACTCACGAATGTGGTATTTTCTGTTGTTCCTTTTGAAAAAAGGGGGTCGGCTATGGGGACGATTGGTATTGTGATTACCTTTGCTCCAGCAATCGGACCTACTCTTTCAGGGATCATTGTCGAGCATTTCAGTTGGCGAGTACTCTTTTATGGTGTGCTGCCCATTGCACTCTTAGTTATTGGTTTTGCTTATGCAAAATTGAAAAACGTTACTGAAACGACGAATCCAAAGGTTGATCTGATCTCGCTTCTGCTCTCAACGTTAGGTTTCGGGGGAATTGTGTATGGGTTCAGCAGTTCTGGTGAAGGGCACGGAGGCTGGTCGAGCAATGACGTTTTGCTTCCAATTGCAATCGGTGTTGTTTCATTAGTGTTATTTACTTGGAGACAACTAACGATATCAGAGCCACTGCTTAATCTTCGGACGTTTAAATACAGCATATTTAGGATGTCGACGGTAATCATGATGATTGTTATGATGTCGATGTTTTCAGCCATGATGCTGCTGCCGATCTTTCTTCAGAACGCGTTGGGGTACAGTCCATTGAAAGCAGGTTTGATCATGCTGCCAGGCGGTATTGTTATGGGAATCATGTCTCCGATAACAGGTCGTTTATTTGATAAATTCGGTGCGAAGTGGCTTGCTCTGATCGGATTAGGGCTGATTGCCAACACGCTTTGGCAGTTTGCTTTTATCGACTTAACCACTCCATACATCACCATCATGATTTTCAATACACTGCTGATGTTAGGAATATCAATGGTCATGATGCCGATAATGACCAACGCTCTAAACGAACTGCCGCCACCGTTGTATCCTCATGGGACCGCAATCATCAGTACACTTCAGCAGGTAGCGGGTGCGGTTGGAACGGCATTGCTTGTTTCAATCATGACCAATAGTTCTGCTCGCTATTTGGAGAGTCAGGGAATGAAGGAAGATGGAGTTACCATGCAGATTCTAGCGATGATTGCTGGAATGAAGAGCGCATTCTTACTCGCTTTTGGACTAGTTGCGATCGCATGGATCGTTTCCTTATTCATTAAACGTGCGGTCCCACAGGCTCATGCATTGAAAGCAGAGCAAGGAACTGCAAACTAA
- a CDS encoding helix-turn-helix domain-containing protein — MAIIINIDVMLAKRKMSVTELSERVGITMANLSILKNGKAKAIRLSTLEAICKALECQPGDILEYKNDEDSL; from the coding sequence ATGGCGATTATAATCAATATCGATGTGATGCTGGCTAAAAGGAAAATGAGTGTAACAGAACTGTCGGAGCGGGTTGGAATAACAATGGCTAACCTTTCTATATTGAAAAATGGAAAAGCAAAAGCGATTCGGCTTTCCACTTTAGAGGCGATTTGCAAAGCTTTAGAATGTCAGCCCGGGGATATATTAGAGTACAAAAATGACGAAGACAGCCTTTAA
- a CDS encoding nitric oxide synthase oxygenase encodes MNTTLLQEAKEFITSCYQELNRPQIEIDERIDSITKQIESTGTYEHTSFEIDYGAKVSWRNSNRCIGRLFWDQMHTFDKRKLKTEEEIFEAILAHMAYATNGGRIRPSISVFAPQKENERISIWNHQLIRYAGYTTPDGVLGDPASISFTEKCMELGWEPKYGKFDILPIVIQINDHAPKLFELPKDAALEVEIRHPEYKWFEGLHLKWHGVPFISDMALEIGGIRYSAAPFNGWYMGTEIGARNLADEDRYNMLPQIASLMGLDTKSSITLWKDKALVELNIAVLHSFREDGVSIVDHHTAAQQFKKFEEKEIESGRPVTGNWAWLIPPVSPATTHIFHKPYKNDIVKPNYFYQPRPY; translated from the coding sequence TTGAATACCACTCTTTTACAAGAAGCAAAAGAATTTATCACATCCTGTTATCAGGAGTTAAATAGACCGCAGATTGAGATCGATGAACGAATAGACTCGATCACGAAACAGATCGAATCAACAGGAACCTACGAGCACACTTCATTTGAAATTGATTATGGCGCAAAAGTGTCTTGGCGCAATAGCAATCGATGCATTGGACGGCTTTTCTGGGATCAGATGCACACTTTTGATAAAAGGAAATTGAAGACAGAAGAAGAGATTTTCGAGGCGATTTTAGCGCACATGGCGTATGCAACAAATGGCGGGCGAATCCGTCCTTCGATTTCAGTATTCGCACCTCAAAAAGAAAACGAGCGGATCAGTATCTGGAACCATCAGCTGATTCGATATGCCGGCTACACCACACCGGATGGAGTACTTGGTGACCCTGCTTCTATCTCTTTTACAGAAAAATGCATGGAGCTTGGCTGGGAGCCAAAGTACGGAAAGTTCGATATTTTGCCGATTGTTATTCAGATCAATGATCATGCACCTAAACTGTTTGAACTGCCGAAAGACGCTGCTCTTGAAGTAGAGATCCGTCACCCTGAATATAAATGGTTTGAAGGCCTGCACCTTAAATGGCATGGTGTTCCTTTCATTTCAGATATGGCTCTTGAGATTGGCGGAATCCGTTATTCGGCGGCCCCTTTTAACGGATGGTACATGGGTACGGAGATCGGCGCGCGTAATCTGGCGGATGAAGACCGGTACAACATGCTGCCGCAGATCGCTTCACTCATGGGCCTCGACACGAAAAGTTCGATCACATTATGGAAGGATAAAGCTCTCGTTGAGCTTAACATCGCCGTACTGCACTCATTCCGCGAAGACGGCGTCAGCATCGTGGACCATCATACGGCGGCACAGCAGTTTAAGAAGTTTGAAGAAAAAGAGATCGAGAGCGGCAGACCGGTCACCGGCAATTGGGCATGGCTCATTCCACCGGTTTCCCCTGCCACGACTCATATCTTTCATAAGCCTTATAAGAACGATATTGTTAAACCGAATTATTTTTATCAACCGAGACCTTATTAA
- a CDS encoding FbpB family small basic protein, producing the protein MRKKNMISFKELVVKNKKELLQDKKMLERIEKRLETRHN; encoded by the coding sequence ATGAGAAAGAAGAATATGATTTCCTTTAAAGAATTAGTAGTGAAAAATAAAAAAGAACTACTACAAGATAAAAAGATGCTTGAGCGTATTGAAAAGCGCTTAGAAACAAGACACAATTAA
- a CDS encoding DUF2975 domain-containing protein — protein MKRETFFLKFVIILMGLPVLALCIFVLPEIAEFFAELNPTLDFLQYPFLIGLYATAIVFFAALFQTFKLLSYIDKNEAFSELSVRSIQNIKYCAITISALFVLFMPLIYLMAEVDDAPGMILIGMVIIFGSTVIAVFAAVLQKLLKNAIDIKSENDLTV, from the coding sequence ATGAAACGAGAAACATTCTTTTTAAAATTCGTTATTATACTTATGGGACTACCTGTTCTCGCATTGTGTATATTTGTGCTGCCTGAGATCGCTGAATTTTTTGCAGAATTAAATCCAACGTTAGATTTTTTGCAATATCCTTTTTTAATCGGATTGTATGCAACAGCAATCGTATTTTTCGCAGCACTGTTCCAAACTTTTAAACTTTTAAGCTACATTGACAAGAACGAAGCCTTCTCGGAATTATCAGTAAGATCTATACAGAATATCAAATACTGTGCCATCACCATCAGCGCCTTATTTGTGCTATTTATGCCACTCATATATCTTATGGCGGAGGTAGACGATGCCCCAGGTATGATATTAATCGGAATGGTCATTATTTTTGGCAGCACGGTGATCGCAGTCTTTGCAGCTGTTCTTCAAAAGCTGTTAAAAAATGCTATCGATATAAAATCAGAAAATGATTTAACGGTCTGA
- a CDS encoding GNAT family N-acetyltransferase: MNNQFPIIETERLILREVTKADAEDMLLYLSEPEVVKHMGLEPFQSIEDAYDEITWYESIVKNGTGIRWGITLKEDNRVIGSCGFLNRVSKHYRSEVGFELSKEYWGKGVAREALEAVVKYGFQQLELERIEALIEPANLPSQRLVEKRGFQREGLLRHYEYTCGKFDDLYMYSLLKEDLQD; the protein is encoded by the coding sequence ATGAACAACCAATTTCCGATTATTGAGACCGAGCGCTTGATTTTAAGAGAAGTAACCAAAGCTGATGCAGAAGACATGCTATTGTATCTCTCTGAGCCAGAAGTTGTAAAACATATGGGGTTAGAACCCTTTCAATCTATTGAAGATGCGTATGATGAAATAACCTGGTATGAATCTATCGTTAAAAATGGCACAGGGATCAGATGGGGAATCACGCTGAAAGAAGATAATAGAGTGATAGGAAGCTGCGGATTTCTGAATAGAGTGTCCAAGCATTATCGGTCAGAAGTGGGTTTCGAGTTGAGCAAAGAGTATTGGGGAAAAGGGGTCGCACGTGAAGCTTTGGAAGCTGTTGTGAAATACGGATTTCAACAACTAGAACTGGAGCGCATAGAGGCTTTGATTGAACCTGCTAATCTGCCATCACAAAGATTGGTAGAGAAAAGGGGTTTCCAGCGAGAAGGTTTGTTAAGACATTACGAATATACATGCGGTAAATTTGATGACTTGTATATGTATTCACTTTTAAAAGAAGATCTCCAAGATTAA